One window from the genome of Rhodopseudomonas sp. P2A-2r encodes:
- a CDS encoding DUF1178 family protein, with protein sequence MIRYNLRCDRGHAFESWFQSSSAYDSQIRRKLVSCPSCGSIKVEKAIMAPQIARKKKDGAPAPQPEATTEVSTVPATPLMMAQERELRAKLKELRDHVTKNADNVGEQFPTEARKMHYGDIEHRPIYGEATPDEARSLIDEGIEVSPLPVLPEDRN encoded by the coding sequence ATGATCCGCTACAACCTGCGCTGCGACCGCGGCCACGCGTTCGAGAGCTGGTTCCAGAGTTCGTCGGCCTACGATTCGCAGATCAGGCGCAAGCTTGTGAGCTGTCCGTCCTGCGGCTCGATCAAGGTCGAGAAGGCCATCATGGCCCCGCAAATCGCCCGCAAGAAGAAGGACGGCGCGCCGGCACCTCAGCCCGAGGCGACCACCGAGGTCAGCACCGTGCCCGCGACTCCGCTGATGATGGCGCAGGAACGCGAGCTGCGCGCCAAGTTGAAGGAATTGCGCGACCACGTCACCAAGAACGCCGACAATGTCGGCGAGCAGTTTCCCACCGAAGCGCGCAAGATGCATTACGGCGACATCGAGCATCGCCCGATCTATGGCGAGGCGACGCCCGACGAGGCGCGTTCGCTGATCGACGAAGGCATCGAGGTCTCGCCGCTGCCGGTGCTGCCGGAAGACCGCAACTAG
- the grxC gene encoding glutaredoxin 3: protein MTAAVEIYTRPGCGYCSAAISLLNRKKVAFTHYDVATDPDKRQQMFDRAGEGSTFPQIFIDGRNIGGCDDLYALDREGQLDAMLAGEKASS from the coding sequence ATGACCGCTGCCGTCGAAATCTACACCCGTCCGGGCTGCGGCTACTGCAGCGCAGCGATCTCGCTGCTGAACCGCAAGAAAGTGGCGTTCACCCATTACGACGTGGCGACCGATCCCGATAAGCGCCAGCAGATGTTCGATCGCGCCGGCGAGGGCTCGACCTTCCCGCAGATCTTCATCGACGGCCGCAACATCGGCGGCTGCGACGATCTCTACGCCCTGGACCGCGAGGGCCAGCTTGACGCCATGCTGGCGGGCGAAAAGGCCAGTTCATGA
- a CDS encoding carbonic anhydrase produces the protein MASDAPAHGGAPAHWSYEGKTSPEKWGELQADFKVCQLGLEQTPIDLASAIRGDVGTVDYDYKPLPLHLINNGHTIQVNADPGCAAVIGGTRFELLQFHFHHPSEHLLAGKNFDLECHFVHKSGNGALAVSGVFIRPGAANAALKTFFDSLPAKEGPEVRVNGTIDVGAMLPRNGGYFRYMGSLTTPPCSEGLTWTVHKEPIEASAEQIRKFAALFPNNARPVQKRNSRFLIDAS, from the coding sequence ATGGCCTCGGACGCGCCAGCGCACGGCGGCGCGCCCGCGCACTGGAGCTATGAAGGTAAAACCTCTCCGGAAAAGTGGGGCGAACTGCAAGCGGACTTCAAGGTTTGCCAGCTCGGCCTAGAACAGACGCCGATCGATCTCGCCAGCGCCATCAGAGGCGACGTCGGGACGGTCGACTATGACTACAAGCCGCTGCCTTTGCACCTGATCAACAACGGTCACACCATCCAGGTCAATGCCGATCCCGGCTGCGCCGCCGTGATTGGCGGCACACGCTTCGAACTGCTGCAGTTTCACTTCCATCACCCGAGCGAGCACCTGCTGGCGGGAAAGAACTTCGACCTCGAATGCCACTTCGTCCACAAGTCCGGCAACGGCGCGCTCGCCGTCAGCGGCGTGTTCATCCGGCCTGGCGCGGCCAACGCGGCGCTGAAGACCTTCTTCGACTCACTGCCGGCCAAGGAAGGCCCCGAGGTAAGGGTCAACGGCACGATCGATGTCGGCGCGATGCTCCCCAGGAACGGCGGCTATTTCCGCTACATGGGCTCGCTGACCACGCCGCCCTGCTCGGAAGGCCTGACCTGGACCGTCCACAAGGAGCCCATCGAGGCATCCGCCGAGCAGATCAGGAAGTTTGCCGCCTTGTTTCCGAACAACGCGCGCCCCGTCCAGAAGCGCAACAGCCGTTTCCTGATCGACGCATCCTGA
- a CDS encoding EamA family transporter, with protein sequence MNAETFSTWQAWALLSAVFAALTAIFAKIGVSDIDSDLATFIRTIVVLLSLALILFATGKFTSPAAISTKTWVFLVLSGLGTGASWLCYFRALKLGPASLVAPIDKLSVVLVALFAVVFLGERPSLNGWLGIALIAAGAVIIVFKR encoded by the coding sequence ATGAACGCCGAGACCTTCTCGACCTGGCAGGCCTGGGCACTGCTGTCGGCAGTGTTCGCCGCGCTGACTGCGATCTTCGCCAAGATCGGCGTCAGCGACATCGATTCGGATCTCGCCACGTTCATCCGCACCATCGTGGTGCTGCTCAGCCTGGCACTGATCCTGTTCGCAACAGGCAAGTTTACCTCGCCCGCGGCAATCTCAACAAAGACATGGGTGTTTCTGGTGCTGTCCGGACTCGGCACCGGCGCGTCGTGGCTGTGCTATTTTCGCGCGCTCAAACTCGGACCGGCGTCGCTGGTAGCGCCTATCGACAAGCTAAGCGTCGTACTGGTGGCACTGTTCGCCGTCGTCTTCCTGGGCGAGCGCCCCTCCTTGAATGGCTGGCTCGGCATCGCCTTGATCGCGGCAGGCGCCGTCATCATCGTATTCAAGCGCTAG
- a CDS encoding carbon-nitrogen hydrolase family protein has translation MTDLAFNAAMVQMRTGLLPEHSLVQGTALIREAAAAGADYVQTPEVSNMMQLNRTELFKHLATEENDASLKAYRALAAELKIHLHVGSLAVLATPDRAANRSFLIGPDGQLLASYDKIHMFDIDLPNGESYRESANYQPGESAVISDLPWGRVGLTICYDVRFPALYRALAESGAAFLTVPSAFTQKTGEAHWHILLRARAIENGCFVFAAAQGGVHENKRATYGHSLIIDPWGKVLAEATGAEPGIIMARIDPARVTEARASIPSLQHGRRFGVTDPKAGPDYLHLVREAT, from the coding sequence ATGACCGATCTCGCCTTCAATGCCGCCATGGTGCAGATGCGCACCGGCCTGCTGCCCGAGCATAGCCTTGTGCAGGGTACCGCGCTGATCCGCGAGGCCGCCGCGGCCGGCGCCGACTACGTGCAGACTCCCGAGGTCAGCAACATGATGCAGCTCAACCGCACCGAGCTGTTCAAGCATCTGGCGACCGAGGAGAACGACGCCTCGCTGAAGGCCTATCGCGCGCTGGCGGCCGAACTGAAAATCCACCTGCATGTGGGGTCGCTGGCCGTGCTGGCGACGCCGGACCGCGCCGCCAACCGTTCGTTCCTGATCGGACCGGACGGCCAACTGCTGGCGAGCTACGACAAGATCCACATGTTCGACATCGACCTGCCGAACGGCGAGAGCTACCGCGAATCCGCCAATTACCAGCCCGGCGAGAGCGCCGTCATCTCCGACCTGCCGTGGGGCCGCGTCGGCCTCACTATCTGCTACGACGTACGCTTCCCGGCGCTGTACCGCGCGCTGGCCGAGAGCGGCGCGGCGTTCCTGACCGTGCCCTCCGCCTTTACCCAGAAAACCGGCGAGGCGCACTGGCACATCTTGCTGCGCGCCCGCGCCATCGAGAACGGCTGCTTCGTGTTTGCCGCCGCCCAAGGCGGCGTGCACGAGAACAAGCGCGCCACCTACGGCCATTCGCTGATCATCGATCCCTGGGGCAAGGTGCTGGCCGAAGCCACCGGCGCCGAGCCCGGCATCATCATGGCGCGGATCGATCCGGCCAGAGTGACCGAAGCGCGGGCTTCGATTCCGTCGCTGCAGCACGGCCGCCGTTTCGGCGTCACCGACCCCAAGGCCGGCCCGGACTATCTTCACCTCGTCCGGGAAGCGACATGA
- a CDS encoding AraC family transcriptional regulator has product MSFQFHDDPLHRHPLIHTREPDEMRHEMLARFGASGFAASTKGPAFEARSNGVNLDYLTLAFCAYHSEASAEFPEADFARLQINLKGRAATTVNGETVDVTARQGCISSPGRVANLTFGAGYEQLVLRIERDAMKRKLAALTGTLPKGDLLFHEAFDTESVRAKALLRLVGFCCAEFNAEDGAMPSAVLRELEQAIVVAFLAATRHGFNHLLDGDSRNGAPWHVRYAEEFIEANWRSAIEIEDLVRLTGVSARTLARAFSAHRGYSPREFVKQVRLRQARSMLDAGSSSVTVTAVAIACNFSSLGHFARDYRVAFGELPSVTLGRSIRKRA; this is encoded by the coding sequence ATGTCATTTCAATTCCACGACGATCCGCTCCATCGTCATCCGTTGATTCACACGCGCGAGCCGGATGAAATGCGGCATGAAATGCTCGCTCGATTCGGAGCCAGCGGGTTTGCCGCATCGACGAAGGGGCCGGCTTTCGAGGCGCGCAGCAATGGCGTCAATCTCGATTACCTGACATTGGCGTTCTGCGCCTATCATTCGGAGGCATCGGCGGAGTTTCCAGAGGCTGATTTTGCGCGTCTGCAGATCAACCTCAAGGGGCGTGCGGCCACGACGGTCAACGGTGAAACTGTGGACGTCACCGCACGGCAGGGCTGCATCTCGTCACCGGGCCGTGTTGCCAATCTGACGTTTGGCGCCGGTTATGAGCAACTCGTGCTGCGCATCGAACGCGATGCCATGAAGAGGAAGCTCGCGGCGCTGACAGGGACGCTGCCGAAAGGCGATCTGCTTTTCCATGAAGCATTTGATACTGAATCCGTCCGCGCGAAGGCGCTCCTGCGGCTGGTGGGTTTTTGCTGCGCCGAATTCAATGCGGAAGATGGCGCGATGCCTTCGGCAGTTCTGCGCGAACTAGAGCAGGCAATCGTGGTGGCCTTCCTCGCCGCGACGCGGCACGGCTTCAATCATCTGCTGGATGGCGATAGCCGCAATGGCGCCCCCTGGCATGTCCGGTACGCCGAGGAATTCATCGAAGCCAACTGGCGCAGTGCGATCGAAATCGAGGATCTGGTGCGGCTGACCGGCGTCAGCGCGCGAACGCTGGCGCGGGCCTTCTCGGCTCATCGTGGATATTCGCCGCGCGAGTTCGTCAAGCAGGTTCGCCTTCGACAAGCGCGATCGATGCTGGATGCAGGATCGTCCTCCGTCACCGTGACGGCGGTCGCGATCGCCTGCAACTTCAGTAGCCTCGGCCACTTTGCAAGGGACTATCGCGTGGCCTTCGGGGAGCTGCCGTCCGTCACGCTGGGGCGCAGCATCCGGAAACGTGCCTAG